Part of the Zhongshania aliphaticivorans genome, GCTATTGGCTTAAGTCTAGGCAAGAGAGAGTTATGTTTAAAAAAACGGTATTGCTGTTAACGGTATTGTTATTGGGGCTGGGTGCTTATGTTAAATTTGGCAAGTTGCCGGAGCCCTTACCCGAAAATTCGCAGAGCCGCCAATGGTTAGAGCAGGGGAGTTACGATGTCAGTTATTTTGATGTCACGTTAATTGATGACACTCGTCCTACCCAAAAAAATGGTGATTATAATGGCAGCAGTGAGCGCCATTTAAAAACGCGGATATGGTATTCGGAAAATCTAGTGGGGCCGGCTCCATTAGTCATTTATAGCCACGGTTTTATGTCTTCACGTACTGGTGGCAGCTACCTCGCGGAACATCTTGCAAGTCATGGCTATATTGTTGCGGCAATGGATTACCCGCTTACTAATATGAGCGCCCCCGGTGGGCCGTTGGTGAAAGATGTTGTTTATCAGCCTGGAGACATTAGTTTTCTGATTGATCAATTCTTGTCGTGGGACGCTGAGTTGGGACATCAATTTTACGATCGTATTGATGAGAGTCATATTGGTGTAATGGGCTTATCTTTGGGTGGCATGACCTCTACTTTAGCGGCATTTCATCCTAGTAACGCCGATTTACGTATAGCGGCGGCGGTATCCATTGCCGGCCCAGTGTTTATGTTTGGGCCCGCTTTTTATGAGTCTAGAGATATTCCTTTTATGATGGTTGCGTCACCCATAGATGCAATGATTGATTACGACACCAATGCCGGGACAATATTACCCAACGTGGAGGGGGCGGTTTTGGTGACCATGGATAACGCGTCTCATACAGGCTACGCGACCCCAGGCAGTTATTTGCGGTGGCTTGATAATGCGGATTTGCTGGGTTGTAGCATAGTGACGCGTGGTTTGGAAAAGACCCAAGACGAGTCATGGGCTGAAGAAATAGGCAAGACTGACGAGGGAATATTGCTTGTGCCGCAGTCAGAGCTATGCACGATGGATCCTCTGCCGCCGGCAATGAACCCAATTCGTCAGCAGTGGTTGACCGTCGCAGCCGTCTTTGCATTTTTTGAATCTAAGTTTGCTTTGAGTGAATTGCGACGTCAGGATGCGGGAGAGTATTTGTACCGCATTTATCCTGAAGAAATTCCTGAGGTGAGTGTTTCTCGGGCAATGAGATAGCCTAAAGTGTGTTGATTGCATAAGGTATTCGTTAGGGTTTCCACAAACCTAGATGGACAGTTATATTAAATACTTTTATTCAGCTTGTTGTGATGTTGGCCCCATGCGTAGAAATACAAAAGCGCATTTAAGAGTATTTGCTAAGGAAGAATAACGATGACAGTGGCCTTTTGGTGTGTGTTTATAGCGTGCTTGCTCCCAATATTGACGGCAGGAGTGGGCGGATATTATCGCGGCAAGCAGTTTGGCAAGGCGGATAATAAACACCCTCGTGCACAATATGCCCAGTTAGAAGGGGCGGGTGCAAGGGCATATGCCGCCCAACAGAACGCATGGGAGGCGCTGCCCGTGTTTACGGCAGCGGTGCTTATTGCGCATTTAGCGGGTGTTGACGCGGCTAAATCTGCGATTGCGGCAGAAGTATTTATAGTGGCCAGAGTCTTGTATCCCATTTTTTATATTACCAATAAAGACGCTCTTCGCTCCTTGATGTTTATGGTGGGTTTTGGTGCCTGCATCTCATTATTTGTGATGGCAGCTTAAGGCGAGTGACAGTGATATATAAATGGCAAAGGCTGTTGTGTTTCTTGTTACTGGGGTTTGCATTTTGCACAACTGGCCTAGCGCAAGAGTCCGGCGATGATGAGGGATTGGCAAATGCGGAAGAGTTTCTGCCCGTTGCAGAACCGCCACCACCGCCATCAT contains:
- a CDS encoding alpha/beta hydrolase family protein; its protein translation is MFKKTVLLLTVLLLGLGAYVKFGKLPEPLPENSQSRQWLEQGSYDVSYFDVTLIDDTRPTQKNGDYNGSSERHLKTRIWYSENLVGPAPLVIYSHGFMSSRTGGSYLAEHLASHGYIVAAMDYPLTNMSAPGGPLVKDVVYQPGDISFLIDQFLSWDAELGHQFYDRIDESHIGVMGLSLGGMTSTLAAFHPSNADLRIAAAVSIAGPVFMFGPAFYESRDIPFMMVASPIDAMIDYDTNAGTILPNVEGAVLVTMDNASHTGYATPGSYLRWLDNADLLGCSIVTRGLEKTQDESWAEEIGKTDEGILLVPQSELCTMDPLPPAMNPIRQQWLTVAAVFAFFESKFALSELRRQDAGEYLYRIYPEEIPEVSVSRAMR
- a CDS encoding MAPEG family protein; this encodes MTVAFWCVFIACLLPILTAGVGGYYRGKQFGKADNKHPRAQYAQLEGAGARAYAAQQNAWEALPVFTAAVLIAHLAGVDAAKSAIAAEVFIVARVLYPIFYITNKDALRSLMFMVGFGACISLFVMAA